Proteins from a single region of Pseudomonas quebecensis:
- the sucC gene encoding ADP-forming succinate--CoA ligase subunit beta — MNLHEYQGKQLFAEYGLPVSKGYAVDTPEAAAEACDKIGGTEWVVKAQVHAGGRGKAGGVKLVRSKEDAKAFAQQWLGKRLVTYQTDANGQPVTKILVESCTDIAKELYLGAVVDRSSRRIVFMASTEGGVDIEKIAHETPEKILKATIDPLVGAQPFQGRELAFQLGLEGKQVAQFAKIFVGLAKLFQDHDLALLEVNPLVIKADGDLHCLDAKINIDANAMYRQPKLKTFHDPSQDDPREAHAAKFELNYVALEGNIGCMVNGAGLAMGTMDIVNLHGGKPANFLDVGGGATKERVTEAFKIILSDANVAAVLVNIFGGIVRCDMIAEGIIGAVKEVGVKIPVVVRLEGNNAELGAKVLAESGLNIIAATSLTDAAQQVVKAAEGK, encoded by the coding sequence ATGAATCTTCACGAGTATCAGGGTAAGCAGCTGTTCGCTGAATACGGCCTGCCAGTATCCAAGGGCTACGCAGTAGACACCCCGGAAGCAGCAGCAGAAGCTTGCGACAAAATCGGTGGTACCGAGTGGGTTGTCAAAGCCCAGGTCCACGCGGGTGGTCGCGGTAAAGCGGGCGGCGTTAAGCTGGTTCGCAGCAAAGAAGACGCCAAGGCCTTCGCACAGCAGTGGCTGGGCAAGCGTCTGGTGACTTACCAGACTGATGCCAATGGCCAGCCAGTCACCAAGATCCTGGTTGAATCGTGCACTGATATCGCTAAAGAGCTGTACCTGGGCGCTGTCGTTGACCGTTCGAGCCGTCGCATCGTGTTCATGGCGTCCACCGAAGGTGGCGTGGACATCGAAAAGATCGCTCACGAAACCCCAGAAAAAATTCTGAAAGCCACCATCGATCCACTGGTTGGCGCTCAGCCGTTCCAGGGGCGCGAGCTGGCTTTCCAGCTGGGCCTGGAAGGCAAGCAAGTTGCCCAGTTCGCCAAGATCTTCGTAGGTCTGGCCAAACTGTTCCAGGATCATGATCTGGCCCTGCTGGAAGTGAACCCGCTGGTGATCAAGGCCGACGGCGACCTGCACTGCCTCGATGCCAAGATCAACATCGACGCCAACGCCATGTACCGTCAGCCTAAGCTGAAGACTTTCCACGATCCGTCGCAAGACGATCCGCGCGAAGCGCACGCTGCCAAGTTCGAACTGAACTACGTAGCGCTGGAAGGCAACATCGGTTGCATGGTCAACGGCGCCGGCCTGGCCATGGGTACCATGGACATCGTCAACCTGCATGGCGGCAAACCAGCCAACTTCCTCGACGTGGGCGGTGGTGCTACCAAGGAACGCGTGACCGAAGCCTTCAAGATCATCCTGTCCGACGCCAACGTCGCTGCAGTACTGGTCAACATCTTCGGCGGCATCGTTCGTTGCGACATGATTGCCGAAGGCATCATCGGTGCAGTGAAAGAAGTCGGCGTTAAAATCCCGGTTGTTGTTCGCCTTGAAGGTAACAACGCTGAACTGGGCGCTAAAGTACTGGCAGAAAGCGGTTTGAACATCATCGCGGCTACCAGCCTGACCGACGCTGCTCAACAAGTTGTCAAAGCT